The Maridesulfovibrio hydrothermalis AM13 = DSM 14728 DNA window CAAGTTGCGCCCTTGTATGAATTACTTTATGAAAGTCGCATAAATTGAAGGAGCGCATATGCCTGAAAAAGAATTACGAATAGAATTATTGTCCACGACCCCCAATCCTCTGGAGCTGGTTTATGCCGCCTTCAGGCAGTGTTATCATGCAGGATTTGTTGCCGATATGTGGCCCAAACTTCTGAGCGGGGAGATCGAAAAGGATAAACAGGCTGCGTTTGTTTCAGCTGTGCTTGAATCCGGTCATGACAGTCCCATTGAGCATGTAAATTTTACTTTTGCTGTTGAAGGAATCTCAAGAGCCTGTTCCCATCAGATTGTGCGTCACCGTATTGCCTCCTATTCGCAGCAGAGTCAGCGTTACGTTGCTGAAAATGATATGGATTTTATTATTCCTCCGGCAATCAAAAAAATTCCTGAAGCCCGCGCACGTTTTGAAAAATTTATGGATGAAGTGGGCAGTGCCTATAAAGATCTGCGTGAAATCCTTGTGGCTGCCGGGCGTGAAAGCAAGGCTAATGAAGATGCACGGTTTGTTTTGCCCCAGGCCGCTGAGACAAAGATTGTAATTACCATGAACTGTCGTTCACTGATGCATTTTTTCAATCTGCGCTGCTGCCTGCGGGCGCAATGGGAAGTGCGTGCCATGGCAGACAAGATGCTTGAGATTTGCAAGGAGGAGTTGCCGGCTATTTTCAGGCATGGCGGCGCACGCTGTGAACAGCTTGGATATTGCCCTGAGGCGGACAGGTTTGCATGTGGTCGTTATCCGACTTTGAAGGAACTTACTGAAAAGAAATAAATTCCCTACATTAAATATAGCATGCATATTTTTCAAGGCAGTTCAAAATTATTTTGAGCTGCCTTTT harbors:
- the thyX gene encoding FAD-dependent thymidylate synthase, translated to MPEKELRIELLSTTPNPLELVYAAFRQCYHAGFVADMWPKLLSGEIEKDKQAAFVSAVLESGHDSPIEHVNFTFAVEGISRACSHQIVRHRIASYSQQSQRYVAENDMDFIIPPAIKKIPEARARFEKFMDEVGSAYKDLREILVAAGRESKANEDARFVLPQAAETKIVITMNCRSLMHFFNLRCCLRAQWEVRAMADKMLEICKEELPAIFRHGGARCEQLGYCPEADRFACGRYPTLKELTEKK